A window from Calliopsis andreniformis isolate RMS-2024a chromosome 5, iyCalAndr_principal, whole genome shotgun sequence encodes these proteins:
- the Ift54 gene encoding intraflagellar transport 54 — MADDVKPEVIKKTQDLLGKYFKKPPLTEKLLKKPPFRFLHDIVSAVIKETGFLDGLYNEEELNSENIKTKEAKLAYLTKLIDVVKLITGANLSVRASKIVSGQEPTKTNELLQAIGKALDKKTSSKEAIEQYRRNLEKGKSTSKSKPSTRKDEKRSSSKDAPQKRITTSREKPVEQKKKPSSVNNVSANEAQTRENEDQELKKSSEATPLEQSQDKIPSSAHKKKPSSARSKHSTVTTPSSDTTASQMNVNVERKINDKNQKDSENKSKQSMETESNESQNYILNMSDTVHNNHKTINTMENNTLNDNMEKIENKENEIMINENSIQNIEKPENLTSVLENIDANVPQANSRPKTSLRPPSARPVSARPAAPRIRGKAELLVNEEILTPMGNISVIVENSDTKDDDDAEDMVVMETKGDGDILDNNGTYKVNDQITQEHGHLVAQILETQKELVNNENVDVIPKKTNIAWDTTAKRDIVTKEIDKLRNTIQTLTRATNPLGKLLDYFQEDVEIMQKELLEWRNQYQQVNEQLKIEKIKTQELIEPMKGTLKEIDDNVKVQLNKICQVKAQIMKNDQRIQTLLNGHI; from the exons ATGGCTGATGACGTGAAGCCAGAAGTAATTAAAAAGACACAAGATTTACttggaaaatattttaaaaaaccaCCACTAACTGAGAAACTATTGAAGAAACCACCATTCCGATTTCTTCACGATATTGTATCAGCA GTCATAAAGGAAACTGGTTTCTTAGATGGCTTGTATAATGAAGAAGAACTGAactctgaaaatataaaaactaAAGAGGCAAAACTTGCTTATTTGACAAAATTAATCGATGTTGTTA AACTAATTACTGGTGCAAATTTAAGTGTAAGAGCTAGTAAAATAGTTTCAGGCCAGGAACCAactaaaacaaatgaattaCTACAGGCAATTGGGAAAGCTTTAGACAAAAAG ACAAGCAGCAAGGAAGCCATTGAGCAATATAGAAGAAATTTAGAAAAGGGTAAATCAACTTCAAAAAGTAAGCCTTCTACTAGAAAAGATGAAAAGAGATCATCGTCAAAAGATGCACCTCAAAAAAGAATTACAACAAGCAGAGAAAAACCTGTGGAACAAAAGAAGAAACCTTCAAGTGTAAATAATGTATCTGCAAATGAAGCACAGACACGTGAAAATGAAGACCAAGAACTTAAGAAAAGTTCAGAAGCTACACCACTTGag CAATCTCAAGATAAAATTCCTTCTTCTGCACATAAAAAAAAACCTTCATCTGCTAGATCAAAACACAGTACAGTTACTACACCATCATCTGACACCACAGCTTCACAAATGAATGTAAATGTAGAGAGgaaaataaatgataaaaacCAAAAGGACTCTGAAAATAAATCAAAACAGTCAATGGAGACTGAAAGTAATGAGTCACAAAATTACATACTGAATATGTCAGATACAGTACACAACAACCATAAAACTATAAACACTATGGAAAATAATACACTGAATGACAACATGGAAAAAatcgaaaataaagaaaatgaaaTTATGATTAATGAAAATTCTATTCAGAACATAGAGAAACCTGAAAATCTAACATCTGTATTAGAAAACATTGATGCaaa TGTTCCTCAAGCAAATTCTAGACCTAAAACTTCTTTACGTCCACCAAGTGCAAGACCGGTTAGTGCTAGACCTGCAGCACCTAGGATACGAGGAAAGGCAGAATTACTCGTTAATGAAGAAATACT AACACCTATGGGAAATATTAGTGTTATTGTAGAAAATTCTGACACTAAAGATGATGATGATGCTGAAGATATGGTAGTTATGGAAACTAAAGGGGATGGTGATATTTTAGACAATAATGGTACCTATAAAGTTAATGACCAGATTACACAAGAACATGGACATCTTGTTGCTCAAATATTAGAGACACAAAAAGAATTGGTTAATAACGAAAATGTGGATGTCATACCTAAAAAAACAAATATT GCATGGGACACAACTGCAAAACGTGATATAGTTACAAAAGAAATTGATAAACTGCGAAATACAATCCAAACTTTAACACGTGCAACAAATCCACTAGGAAAattattagattatttccag GAAGATGTAGAGATAATGCAAAAAGAATTATTAGAATGGAGAAACCAGTATCAACAAGTAAATGAAcaattaaaaatagaaaaaat AAAAACTCAAGAATTGATAGAACCTATGAAAGGGACATTAAAAGAAATTGATGATAATGTAAAAGtgcaattaaataaaatatgtcaAGTAAAAGCACAAATTATGAAAAATGATCAAAGGATACAGACATTATTAAACGGTCATATTTGA
- the Spag gene encoding RNA polymerase II-associated protein spaghetti, producing the protein MVEMDKSILMQKQVKDNSEDLQKEFFDLRNWEEEMKRKDEELRKETSEQIPIPPIRSKHKNKTKSVSTKPIENNKSKRIKSYDYSAWDKFDVDKACKDMDRYEHSDSSGDEAMSKEKLENMHEIATKHKNEGNIFVQQQKWAEAIGCYNQAIKAFPYDAVFYANRALCHLKLDNFYSAESDCCSAIQLDGTYVKAYHRRATARMNLKQYKEAEQDLETILKLEPSNKEAKLMLIQIKDKNKIADSVNTLKANLKEMSETSKLEKKIDEKMCSSASGIKRTEIKDLKDNKHSTEDKKKSRNLKDLESSKEEKSHDIGDNITKKEEKYLCIPDWLPEKNDVVVIDPIERPPHLRSKKSLTRIPVEEVDFAAIQYNNSNKKIISNEDQLVEPEQSTKDDDFKKNNESIKVSNSSVNIDLPPVPKTAVQFITQWKTNKSSEFRYMYLKQLPKNCLPKIFQDSMESDIFTDIIEVLKIEFTKRKESVFCYLKDLSEVKRFRALIMFISTSEKESLRVLFKYCKTIEDISQEEITALQKKYEI; encoded by the exons ATGGTAGAGATGGATAAGTCCATTTTGATGCAAAAGCAAGTAAAAGACAATTCAGAAGATTTGCAGAAGGAGTTTTTCGATTTGAGAAACTGGGAAGAAGAGATGAAGCGTAAAGATGAAGAGTTGAGGAAAGAAACAAGTGAACAG ATCCCTATACCTCCAATTAGAAgtaaacataaaaataaaacgaaaagcgTTTCTACTAAACcaattgaaaataataaatcaaAAAGGATTAAGTCTTATGATTATTCTGCATGGGATAAATTTGATGTA GATAAAGCATGTAAAGACATGGACAGATATGAACATTCTGATAGTTCTGGGGATGAAGCTATGTCTaaagaaaaattggaaaatatgCACGAGATAGCGACAAAGCACAAAAATGAGGGTAACATTTTTGTGCAACAACAGAAATGGGCTGAAGCAATTGGATGCTATAATCAAGCTATAAAAGCTTTTCCATATGATGCTGTGTTTTATGCAAATCGTGCACTTTGTCATTTAAAATTAGATAA TTTCTATTCTGCAGAATCAGATTGTTGTTCAGCAATACAATTGGATGGAACATATGTGAAAGCTTACCATAGAAGAGCAACAGCTAGAATGAATTTAAAACAATATAAGGAAGCTGAACAAGACTTAGAGACAATTCTAAAATTAGAACCTTCTAATAAAGAAGCAAAGTTGATGCTTATTCAAATTAAAGACAAAAATAAAATTGCAGAT TCAGTCAATACATTGAAAGCAAATCTCAAGGAAATGTCTGAGACTTCAAAGCTTGAAAAAAAGATTGATGAGAAAATGTGCTCTAGTGCATCAGGAATTAAAAGAACAGAGATTAAAGATCTTAaagataataaacatagtacagAGGATAAGAAAAAAAGTAGAAATCTGAAAGATTTGGAGAGCTCCAAAGAGGAGAAAAGTCATGATATAGGAGATAATATTacgaaaaaggaagaaaagtaTTTATGCATTCCTGATTGGTTACCAGAGAAAAATGATGTTGTTGTAATAGACCCTATTGAAAGGCCACCTCACCTACGGTCAAAG AAATCGTTAACGAGAATACCAGTGGAAGAAGTAGATTTTGCTGCTATACAATATAATAACAGCAATAAGAAGATAATATCTAATGAAGATCAACTTGTAGAGCCAGAACAATCTACCAAAGATGACGATTTTAAGAAAAATAATGAATCTATTAAAGTTTCTAATTCTTCAGTAAATATTGATTTACCTCCAGTTCCTAAAACAGCTGTACAGTTCATAACTCAATGGAAAACAAATAAGTCATCAGAGTTTAGGTATATGTACCTAAAG cAATTACCTAAAAACTGTTTACCAAAAATATTTCAAGATTCCATGGAATCTGATATTTTTACGGATATAATAGAAGTATTAAAAATAGAGTTTACGAAAAGAAAAGAGTCTGTATTTTGTTATTTAAAAGATCTTAGTGAAGTTAAGCGATTTAGAGCTCTTATTATGTTCATAAGCACTAGTGAAAAAGAAA GTTTAAGAGTACTTTTTAAATATTGCAAAACTATTGAAGATATATCTCAAGAAGAAATTACAGCGTTAcagaaaaaatatgaaatttga
- the Cpb gene encoding F-actin-capping protein subunit beta, protein MTEQQMDCALDLMRRLPPQQIEKNLSDLIDLVPSLCDDLLSSVDQPLKIAKDKESGKDYLLCDYNRDGDSYRSPWSNTYDPPLEDGSMPSERLRKLEIDANHAFDQYRELYFEGGVSSVYLWDLDHGFAAVILIKKAGDGSKKIKGCWDSIHVVEVQEKPKGRTAHYKLTSTAMLWLQTNKHGSGTMNLGGSLTRQVEQDAPISENSPHIANIGRMVEDMENKIRNTLNEIYFGKTKDIVNGLRSVHSLADQRQQAALRQDLAAALQRRNANN, encoded by the exons ATG ACGGAGCAGCAGATGGATTGTGCATTGGATTTGATGAGAAGATTGCCTCCGCAACAAATTGAAAAGAATTTAAGTGATTTAATAGACCTAGTGCCCTCTCTTTGTGACGATCTTTTGTCTTCTGTTGATCAACCCTTAAAAATTGCAAAAGACAAAGAATCTGGAAAAGATTATTTATTATGTGATTATAATAGAGATGGAGATTCCTATAG ATCCCCTTGGAGCAATACATATGATCCACCTTTAGAAGATGGATCAATGCCCTCTGAACGCCTCCGAAAACTAGAGATAGATGCAAATCATGCATTCGATCAATACAGAGAACTGTACTTTGAAGGTGGAGTTTCCTCTGTCTATCTTTGGGATTTGGACCATGGTTTTGCAGCTGTGATTCTCATTAAAAAAGCTGGAGATGGTTCAAAGAAAATTAAGGGCTGCTGGGATTCTATTCATGTAGTAGAAGTTCAAGAAAAGCCCAAAGGAAGAACTGCACATTATAAATTAACTTCTACTGCAATGCTTTGGTTACAAACTAATAAGCATGGGTCTGGAACAATGAACCTTGGAGGCAGTCTTACTAGACAG GTTGAGCAAGATGCCCCAATAAGTGAAAATTCTCCTCACATCGCCAATATAGGTCGTATGGTTGAAGATATGGAGAACAAAATCCGAAATACTTTAAATGAGATTTATTTCGGTAAAACGAAAGATATTGTTAACGGATTAAGGTCTGTTCACTCTCTAGCTGATCAGAGACAGCAAGCTGCCCTCAGACAGGATCTCGCAGCTGCCCTTCAAAGGAGAAACGCTAATAATTGA
- the Eef5 gene encoding eukaryotic translation elongation factor 5, whose protein sequence is MADIEDTHFETGDSGASVTYPMQCSALRKNGFVMLKSRPCKIVEMSTSKTGKHGHAKVHLVGIDIFTSKKYEDICPSTHNMDVPFVKREDYQLADISDDGYLCLMADNGELREDLKIPDGELGAQLRADHEAGKELLCTVLKACGEEVVIAIKTNTAIDK, encoded by the exons ATGGCAGACATAGAGGAtactcactttgaaactggagaCTCTGGAGCCTCTGTGACATACCCTATGCAGTGTTCAGCACTGCGTAAAAATGGGTTTGTCATGCTCAAGTCTCGGCCATGTAAAATTGTGGAGATGTCAACTTCCAAGACAGGAAAACATGGTCACGCCAAAGTACATCTTGTAGGCATTGACATTTTTACTTCAAAGAAATATGAGGATATTTGTCCCTCTACGCACAACATGGACGTGCCGTTCGTTAAACGGGAAGATTACCAG CTAGCAGACATATCCGACGATGGCTACTTATGCCTGATGGCTGATAATGGCGAACTTCGTGAGGATCTCAAAATTCCAGATGGTGAATTGGGTGCTCAGTTACGTGCTGATCATGAAGCTGGAAAGGAGCTTCTT tGCACTGTACTGAAAGCCTGTGGTGAAGAGGTCGTGATCGCCATCAAAACTAACACTGCCATCGACAAATAA
- the Urod gene encoding uroporphyrinogen decarboxylase — translation MAQEFPPLKNDLILKAAYGEPVERVPIWIMRQAGRYLPEFQEVRSKHDFFSVCQTPALACEVTLQPLKRFDLDASIIFSDILVIPQAMGLTVEMVPGTGPVLPNPLKDPSDLVRLVQPDVEKDLKYVGDAITLTRHNLQGKVPLIGFTGAPWTLMSYMIQGGGSSTMTKARTWLYKYPEDSHKLLQLITNVIVDYLVMQVKAGAQLLQVFESHGDFLNDELFVNYSLKYLKDISERVRQRLKDENIPTVPMIAFPKGATMNSLELLAKSKAYEVIGLDWTVDPDEARKRLGSDITLQGNLDPCALYASEQEITDRGRNMATKFGKTRYIANLGHGIFPDTPITSVHAFIRGVHSV, via the exons ATGGCGCAAGAATTTCCTCCATTGAAGAATGATTTAATTTTGAAAGCTGCATATGGAGAACCAGTAGAACGTGTTCCAATCTGGATAATGCGTCAAGCTGGAAGGTATCTTCCAGAATTTCAAGAAGTCAGATCAAAACATGATTTTTTCTCAGTTTGTCAAACACCAGCTTTGGCTTGTGAAGTTACATTACAACCACTAAAACGATTCGACTTGGATGCCAGTATTATTTTTTCTGACATCTTAGTTATTCCCCAAGCAATGGGTTTAACTGTTGAAATGGTTCCTGGAACG GGTCCAGTTTTACCTAATCCTTTAAAAGATCCATCAGATTTAGTTAGACTGGTTCAACCAGATGTAGAAAAGGATTTAAAATATGTAGGAGATGCTATAACTCTAACCAGACATAATTTGCAAGGAAAAGTACCATTAATAGGATTTACTGGTGCACCA TGGACATTAATGAGCTACATGATCCAAGGTGGAGGCAGTTCAACAATGACCAAAGCAAGGACTTGGTTGTACAAGTATCCAGAAGATTCACATAAGCTGTTACAGCTGATAACAAACGTTATAGTGGATTATCTTGTGATGCAAGTTAAAGCTGGAGCACAG TTACTGCAAGTGTTTGAAAGTCACGGCGATTTCCTCAATGATGAGTTATTTGTAAACTATTCGTTGAAATACTTGAAAGATATAAGCGAAAGAGTTAGACAACGGCTTAAAGATGAGAATATCCCTACCGTACCAATg atagcTTTTCCCAAAGGTGCAACAATGAATTCTTTGGAATTATTAGCAAAGTCAAAAGCTTATGAAGTAATAGGTTTAGATTGGACTGTGGATCCTGATGAAGCAAGGAAAAGATTAGGTTCTGATATTACATTACAAGGAAATCTAGATCCatgtgcattatatgcttctgag CAAGAAATCACAGACCGCGGACGAAATATGGCAACGAAGTTTGGCAAAACTCGttatattgcgaatttaggaCATGGTATTTTTCCAGATACGCCAATTACATCAGTACACGCTTTTATAAGAGGGGTTCATTCAGTGTAA
- the Ssrp gene encoding structure specific recognition protein, which translates to MDFLEYTEIIAEVKGAMTPGRLKLTDQHLIFKNQKTGKVEQISASDMEMVNYQKFIGTWGLRIFLKNGTLHRFRGFKEADQEKIAKFFAQNYKKDMLEKELSLKGWNWGTARFNGSVLSFDVGHHTAFEIPLYDVSQCNTGKNEVTLEFHQNDDAPVSLMEMRFHIPVSDSADQDPVEAFHQQVMDKASVISVSGDAIAIFREVQCLTPRGRYDIKIFQSFFQLHGKTFDYKIPMSTVLRLFLLPHKDSRQMYFVVSLDPPIKQGQTRYHYLVLLFNQEEETSIELPFSEKELKEKYEDKLPKELSGPTYEVLGKVMKVIINRKLTGPGNFLSHSGTLGISCSFKAAAGYLYPLERGFIYVHKPPIHIRFEEIASVNFARGGGSTRSFDFEIELTSGVVHTFSSIEKEEYGKLFDFITSKKLRVKNRGKSDKLNYDNDFGDSDQEDEPDAYLARVKAEAKERDAEDNQDSEEESTDEDFNPNQDESDVAEEYDSNPNTSESENESDASGKSQKKEKKEKKEKKPKSAKTVSEKPRKPRKQKKEKDANKPKRPPTAFMIWLNSARDRIKAENPGIAVTEIAKKGGEMWRELKDKSEWEEKAAKAKKEYAASMKEYEASGGGSAASAASAAGAASAASATKEKKEKVEKKEKVEKKKKEEKKESPNKNMSGNTFKSKEYISSDDSSSDEDAKKTEKKRSDDDSGEDKGKKKGEKRAMEEDDKKGKKAKKDESDEGSDEEPIESTPPSSDAESKDSD; encoded by the exons ATGGATTTCTTAGAATATACCGAAATCATCGCGGAAGTCAAGGGAGCTATG ACTCCTGGACGATTAAAATTAACAGATCAACActtgatttttaaaaatcagAAGACAGGCAAAGTAGAACAAATTTCAGCATCCGATATGGAAATGGTAAACTATCAAAAATTCATTGGTACCTGGGGTCTACGGATATTCCTTAAAAATGGAACTCTACATAGATTTCGTGGCTTTAAAGAAGCT GACCAAGAAAAGATTGCCAAATTCTTTGCACAGAATTATAAGAAAGATATGTTAGAAAAAGAGCTTAGTCTAAAAGGATGGAATTGGGGCACAGCTAGGTTTAATGGTTCTgttttgagttttgatgttggaCATCATACAGCATTTGAAATTCCACTTTATGATGTTTCTCAATGTAATACAGGCAAGAATGAAGTTACATTGGAATTTCATCAG aatGATGATGCTCCAGTAAGTTTAATGGAAATGAGATTTCATATACCAGTTAGTGATAGTGCAGATCAAGATCCAGTAGAAGCTTTTCACCAACAAGTTATGGACAAGGCTTCTGTTATTAGTGTCAGTGGAGATGCCATTGCTATATTTAGAGAAGTTCAGTGTCTTACACCTCG TGGTCGTtacgatataaaaatatttcaatcgtTTTTCCAATTGCATGGTAAAACTTTTGATTATAAAATCCCAATGTCAACAGTTTTGAGGCTTTTCCTTTTACCGCATAAGGATAGCAGACAAATGTATTTTGTG gtCAGTTTAGATCCCCCAATCAAACAAGGTCAAACTCGTTACCATTACTTAGTATTGTTATTTAATCAAGAAGAAGAAACTTCTATCGAGCTACCTTTTTCCGA AAAGGAActaaaagaaaaatatgaagaTAAGTTACCGAAAGAATTGTCGGGTCCGACTTATGAGGTGTTGGGGAAAGTCATGAAAGTTATAATAAATAGAAAACTCACTGGTCCTGGCAATTTCCTTag TCATTCTGGAACTCTCGGAATTAGCTGTTCTTTCAAAGCAGCTGCGGGTTACTTATATCCTCTGGAAAGAGGTTTTATTTATGTTCATAAACCCCCGATTCATATACGTTTTGAAGAAATAGCATCAGTTAATTTTGCTCGTGGTGGAGGCTCTACGAGATCTTTTGATTTTGAGATTGAGTTGACGAGTGGCGTAGTTCATACATTTAGCAGTATTGAGAAAGAAGAGTATGGAAAGCTTTTCGATTTTATTACTTCAAAGAAGCTACGTGTTAAGAATAGAGGCAAGAGC GATAAATTAAATTATGACAATGACTTTGGAGATAGTGATCAAGAAGACGAACCAGATGCTTATTTGGCAAGAGTTAAAGCTGAAGCAAAGGAGAGGGATGCAGAAGATAATCAAGATTCGGAAGAGGAATCTACTGATGAAGATTTTAATCCTAATCAA GATGAGAGTGATGTGGCAGAAGAATATGACAGTAATCCTAACACTTCGGAAAGTGAAAATGAATCTGACGCTTCTGGAAAGAGTCAGAAAAAGGAGAAGAAGGAAAAGAAGGAGAAAAAACCGAAGTCTGCAAAGACAGTG TCTGAAAAACCAAGAAAACCTAGAAAGcaaaagaaagagaaagatgCGAATAAACCCAAAAGGCCACCGACTGCGTTTATGATATGGTTGAATAGTGCACGCGACAGAATTAAAGCTGAAAATCCTGGAATTGCGGTGACGGAGATTGCCAAAAAAGGTGGAGAAATGTGGAGGGAGCTTAAAGACAAATCT GAATGGGAAGAAAAAGCAGCAAAAGCAAAGAAAGAATACGCTGCTTCGATGAAAGAGTATGAAGCTAGTGGAGGTGGCAGTGCCGCTAGTGCTGCTAGTGCTGCTGGTGCTGCTAGTGCTGCTAGTGCCACAaaagagaaaaaggaaaaagttgagaaaaaagaaaaagttgagaagaagaaaaaagaagaaaagaaagaatcTCCCAATAAAAATATGTCTGGAAACACTTTCAAAAGTAAAGAATATATTAGTAGCGATGATAGCAGTAGCGATGAAGACGCTAAG aaaacGGAAAAGAAACGTTCGGATGACGACAGCGGCGAAGATAAGGGAAAGAAAAAAGGCGAGAAACGTGCCATG GAGGAGGATGATAAAAAGGGGAAAAAAGCAAAGAAAGATGAATCTGACGAAGGCAGTGATGAAGAACCTATTGAAAGCACTCCACCATCCAGTGATGCAGAATCTAAGGATAGTGACTAA
- the Rpp30 gene encoding ribonuclease P protein subunit Rpp30, which produces MDIKQSVGFYDLCVNIPGNETKNLHPLLSKLYELGFKTVAINIDVDESALGTDKKKKKKADEGDSQQNVIPNLINIDSMRKDFEGKLKIFNRVTFLCSDPSKTHTVNHCANLKKYDIYAIAPKTQNALQFACTQLNADIITLKQHPVTFKLNKKLYEQAVERGIHFEIQYADLLNVESRKLIIHYSHLYHTYGKSKNVILSSGSNDINTIKNPYDLINLGYLLGLSESKAKASILHNCKKLLLKAERRRRGKAVFIIQKKTKIMNDDSEDNETFSKKIKL; this is translated from the exons ATGGATATCAAGCAAAGTGTAGGATTTTATGATTTATGTGTTAATATACCAGGAAATGAGACAAAAAATTTACATCCACTTTTGTCAAAATTATATGAACTCGGATTTAAAACAGTAGCTATAAATATTGATGTAGACGAAAGTGCTCTGGGGacagataaaaaaaagaaaaaaaaagctgATGAGGGAGATTCACAGCAAAATGTTATTCCTAATTTAATTAATATAGACAGTATGAGAAAAGATTTTGAagggaaattaaaaatttttaatcgtGTTACATTTTTATGCTCCGACCCTTCTAAAACACATACAGTAAATCACTGTGCTAATTTAAAGAAATATGATATCTATGCAATTGCTCCGAAAACACAAAATGCATTACAGTTTGCATGTACTCAATTAAATGCAGATATAATAACTTTGAAACAGCATCCTGTAACTTTTAAACTTAATAAAAAGCTATATGAACAAGCTGTTGAAAGGGGAATACATTTTGAAATTCAATATGCAGATCTATTAAATGTAGAATCTAGAAAACTTATTATTCATTACTCACATCTTTATCATACTTATGGAAAAAGCAAG AACGTAATATTGTCCAGTGGATCTAATGatattaatacaattaaaaatccatatgatttaattaatttaggATATTTACTTGGCTTAAGTGAAAGTAAAGCAAAGGCTTCAATACTACATAACTGCAAAAAACTTCTTTTGAAAGCAG aaCGACGTCGCAGAGGAAAAGCTGTTTTTATTATTCAGAAAAAGACAAAAATAATGAATGATGATAGCGAAGATAATGAGACATTCTCGAAAAAAATCAAATTATAA